From Pelmatolapia mariae isolate MD_Pm_ZW linkage group LG22, Pm_UMD_F_2, whole genome shotgun sequence, a single genomic window includes:
- the mturn gene encoding maturin, whose translation MEFKHLVEAAEKWCSGNPFDLIFAEEDDERRLDFYAEPGVSFYVLCPGGTDSFHVWSESEDCLPFLQLAQDYISSCGKKTLLEVLEKVFTSFRPLLGLPDLEDDSFEHYHADVEGEPGPDHQQMGVSQQ comes from the exons ATGGAGTTCAAGCATCTGGTGGAGGCGGCGGAGAAGTGGTGCTCCGGTAACCCCTTCGACCTCATCTTCGCCGAGGAGGACGACGAGAGGCGGCTGGACTTTTACGCAGAGCCCGGCGTCTCTTTCTACGTGCTGTGTCCCGGCGGCACCGACAGCTTT CATGTGTGGAGTGAGAGCGAGGACTGCCTTCCCTTCCTCCAGCTGGCCCAGGACTACATCTCCTCCTGTGGGAAGAAGACTCTGTTGGAGGTGCTGGAGAAAGTCTTCACATCCTTCAGGCCT ctgctggGTCTCCCAGACTTAGAGGACGACAGTTTTGAGCATTACCACGCTGACGTGGAGGGGGAACCCGGGCCCGACCACCAGCAGATGGGGGTCAGCCAGCAGTGA